The sequence below is a genomic window from Ignavibacteriales bacterium.
TTCATACATAGGAGATAATTTATGGGGTTAGATAAATTCACTTACGATAACGGAATCGTCCGCAAGTTTGGTATCGCTACAATGCTTTGGGGTGTTGTAGGCATGCTTGTTGGAGTAATTATCGCAACTCAGTTGTTTGCACCTGCACTTAATTTCGGAATACCATACCTGACTTTCGGAAGGATAAGACCGCTTCATACAAACGCTGTTATTTTTGCTTTTGTCGGAAACGCAATCTTTATGGGAATATATCATTCGCTGCAAAGATTATGTAAAGCAAGAATGTTCAGTGATATGTTAAGCACTTTTCACTTCTGGGGCTGGCAATTAATTATTGTCGCCGCAGCCATTTCTCTTCCATTAGGATTGACGACAAGTAAAGAATATGCTGAACTTGAATGGCCTATTGATATTGCCATCACATTAGTGTGGGTTGCGTTCGGAATTAACATGTTTGGGACAATAATTAAAAGACGCGAAAGCCATATGTATGTAGCGATATGGTTTTACATTGCCACTTGGGTTACAGTAGCTGTTCTTCATATTGTTAATTCAATTGAACTTCCCGTAGCATTCATGAAAAGTTATCCGATTTATGCCGGTGTGCAGGATGCACTTGTACAATGGTGGTACGGGCATAACGCCGTAGCATTTTTTCTAACAACACCATATCTCGGATTGATGTATTATTATCTTCCGAAAGCTGCTAACAGACCGGTTTATTCTTACAGGCTTTCGATAATACATTTCTGGGCTTTGATATTTATTTACATCTGGGCTGGACCTCACCATTTACTTTATTCGGCTTTACCAGACTGGGCACAATCACTCGGAACAGTTTTTTCAATTATGTTGATTGCACCTTCCTGGGGTGGAATGATAAACGGTTTGCTTACTTTGAGAGGTGCGTGGGACAGGGTTCGTGAAGATGCTATTCTAAAGTTTATGGTTGTTGCAATTACCGCTTATGGTATGGCAACATTTGAAGGTCCGATGTTATCACTTAAAAATGTAAATGCACTTGCTCATTTTACTGATTGGATTGTATCACACGTACACGTCGGTGCATTAGGCTGGAATGGATTTTTAACTTTCGGAATTCTTTACTGGTTAATACCCAAACTTTATAACACAAATTTGCATTCAAAGAAACTGGCTAATCTTCACTTCTGGATAGGAACACTTGGTATTGTATTTTATGCTTCATCAATGTACTGGTCAGGTGTTACACAGTCATTAATGTGGAAACAATTTACACCGCTCGGTGTTTTGCAGTATCCTAATTTTCTGGAAACAGTTTTACAGATTGTACCAATGTATGTCATCCGCGCGATCGGCGGAACATTATATCTTGGCGGTATGATAATTATGGTTTACAATCTTGGTATGACAATCAAAGCCGGTAAATTTGTTGCTGAGGAACCAGCAGAAGCTCCGGCTCTTATCAAACCAAAAGATCAATTTAAAAAAGGTTCACGTCATCGCTGGTTAGAGGGAAGACCAATTCAATTTCTTGTTGCATCA
It includes:
- the ccoN gene encoding cytochrome-c oxidase, cbb3-type subunit I produces the protein MGLDKFTYDNGIVRKFGIATMLWGVVGMLVGVIIATQLFAPALNFGIPYLTFGRIRPLHTNAVIFAFVGNAIFMGIYHSLQRLCKARMFSDMLSTFHFWGWQLIIVAAAISLPLGLTTSKEYAELEWPIDIAITLVWVAFGINMFGTIIKRRESHMYVAIWFYIATWVTVAVLHIVNSIELPVAFMKSYPIYAGVQDALVQWWYGHNAVAFFLTTPYLGLMYYYLPKAANRPVYSYRLSIIHFWALIFIYIWAGPHHLLYSALPDWAQSLGTVFSIMLIAPSWGGMINGLLTLRGAWDRVREDAILKFMVVAITAYGMATFEGPMLSLKNVNALAHFTDWIVSHVHVGALGWNGFLTFGILYWLIPKLYNTNLHSKKLANLHFWIGTLGIVFYASSMYWSGVTQSLMWKQFTPLGVLQYPNFLETVLQIVPMYVIRAIGGTLYLGGMIIMVYNLGMTIKAGKFVAEEPAEAPALIKPKDQFKKGSRHRWLEGRPIQFLVASLVVILIGGIVEFVPTFLVQSNIPTIASVKPYTPLELEGRDLYIREGCVSCHSQLVRPFRSETERYGEYSKAGEYVYDHPFLWGSKRTGPDLHREGGKYPNQWHYLHMENPRSMSPGSLMPPYPWLLENSLDVSNLESKINVMRSLGVPYADGYENQALSDLNSQAEIIALDLQKSGVPAEPDKEIIALIAYLQRLGTDIKGNQTASTNGTVK